In the genome of Montipora foliosa isolate CH-2021 chromosome 3, ASM3666993v2, whole genome shotgun sequence, one region contains:
- the LOC137995609 gene encoding uncharacterized protein produces the protein MILPKGHHVSQLLVRHYHENAAHSGREQTFSELRRMFWIIAGRSLLRRTIRNCVKCRRLNAKREEQVLEPLPRVSLLVGEETPKEIWSDRGTNFIGANRELKESIAQWNEERIERQLQQKDIKCVLQPPTSLHMSGVWDRLVQTTKKHFKSVVGDGLLNDLELRTLLAEVESIVNNRPITAVSDDPADFTALTPNPLMSQRATQLPPGVFVSEKFSRRRWRKVQFLVDHCWKRWVREYLPALQRRPKWVKSRRNVQPGDLVLTAEDNVVRNRWPLGRVVEVFTGQEGCVRSVRIKTT, from the exons ATGATTCTGCCGAAGGGCCATCATGTCAGTCAATTGCTTGTTCGCCACTATCACGAGAATGCTGCTCATAGTGGAAGGGAGCAGACGTTTTCTGAGCTGAGAAGAATGTTTTGGATCATTGCTGGAAGAAGTCTATTGAGACGAACAATTAGGAATTGCGTAAAATGCCGGAGACTGAATGCCAAACGAGAGGAACAGGTCCTGGAACCCTTGCCCAGGGTGAG TTTATTAGTAGGAGAGGAAACGCCTAAAGAGATTTGGTCGGATCGAGGAACTAACTTTATTGGAGCCAACAGAGAGTTGAAGGAGTCCATTGCGCAGTGGAATGAAGAAAGGATTGAACGACAGCTGCAGCAGAAGGACATCAAGTGTGTCTTACAACCACCTACTTCTCTTCATATGTCCGGAGTATGGGATCGCCTGGTGCAAACTACAAAGAAGCACTTTAAGAGCGTTGTTGGAGATGGGCTTCTTAATGATTTAGAGCTGAGAACTTTGCTGGCCGAAGTCGAGTCGATTGTCAATAACCGCCCCATAACTGCTGTTTCAGATGATCCTGCAGATTTCACAGCCTTGACACCGAATCCTCTCATGTCGCAGAGAGCTACGCAACTTCCGCCTGGAGTATTTGTGAGCGAGAAGTTTTCCCGGAGGCGATGGAGAAAGGTCCAGTTCCTTGTGGATCACTGTTGGAAACGCTGGGTACGAGAGTATCTGCCGGCTCTTCAAAGAAGACCAAAATGGGTCAAGTCAAGAAGAAACGTGCAGCCTGGCGACTTGGTACTTACTGCAGAGGATAATGTTGTTCGCAACAGATGGCCACTTGGCCGTGTGGTGGAAGTGTTCACTGGACAAGAAGGATGCGTGCGTTCCGTCAGGATCAAGACAACCTGA